GTGGCCGCCCGAGATAATGCAGCCCGGAGAAACGATGCTGTCCAGCGCCTCGCCGCGCCGGACGCGACCCGGCTGGCCCTCGGCGGCGTGGACGAATTTCGGCGGCGGCGACTGCGGTTGGAGCGTCCGAATCGGATGCTCGCGGTCGTACAGGTTGAGCGCCGGCTCCATCCCCACCAGGTCGAGGTTCGCCTGGTACAAAGCGTCCAGCGTGCCGACGTCTCGCCAGTACGGGATCGGCTTGTTGTCGTCGTCGCGAAATCGGTACGCGAAGACCCGGTGCCCGGTCGCGATCATGCCGGGGATGATGTCTTTGCCGAAGTCGTGCCCGCTGTCCGGTCGGGCGGCGTCCTCGCACAAGAGTTCAAACAAGGCCCGGGCGTTGAACACGTAAATGCCCATCGACCCCAGCGCGTGTCCGGGTACGTCCGGCATCGCGGCCGCGGTCGGCGGCTTTTCGAGAAACCCGACCACCCGGCTATCGGTGTCGGTTTCCATGATCCCGAAGTGCCGCGACTCGGACACGGGAACGGGGATACAGCCAATAGTCATGTCCGCCCGGGCCGCTATGTGGGCGTCGAGCATCTTGGCGTAATCCATCCGGTAAATGTGGTCGCCCGCCAGGACGAGCAAATATTCGGGGTCGTCCTTTTCGATGCTGTAAATGTTCTGGTACAGCGCGTCGGCCGTCCCTTTGTACCAGTGTTCGTCGATCCGCTGCTGGGGCGGGAGGACTTCGATCCATTCGTCCAGTTCGGGGCTCAGGAAGTTCCATCCGAGGCGGATGTGCCGGTCGAGGCTGCGGGACTTGAACTGCGTGACGACGAACACCTTTCGCAAACCGCTGTTGATGCAGTTCGACAGGGTGAAATCGATGATCCGGTAGAGCCCGCCGAACGGCACGGCGGGCTTGGCTCGGTCCCGGGTCAGCGGTTCCAACCGGGTGCCCTTGCCCCCGGCCAAGATCAACGTCAGGACGTTCCGAGGCATTCCGCACTCCACAGAACCGCGCCGGCATTTGGTGCGCGGGAAAGTTCGCTCGAGAACATGATTCCGACTTCAAGTGACCGGCGGACCGGAGTCGGTCTAACGAGTTCAGCTCTATGCACTTCGTGGTCCAAAATCGCGGGGCGGGAATGAATTTAGGTCGCCAGTACGCCATCGTAAAGGGCCGCGTGCCGCGCGGCTAGCGTGCCGACCGAGAATCGGTCGGCCACCCGCGCGCGGCCCGCGGCTCCGAACGCGCGAGCCGCTTCGGGGTGTTCGAGCCACTCGTTCGTGAACGCCGCCAGTTGAACACGATCGGTCGCGGCGACGAGTTTCCCGGTGACGCCGTCCTCGACGACTTCGGCCAAATCGGGCGTCCTCACCGCCAGGACTGGCTTGCCGGCGGCCATCGCTTCCAGGGCCACGTTCGTGCCGCCGTGGGTGTGCGTCACCCAGACAATTTCGGCTTGCGTCAACAGTGCCGGCACATCCGGTCGGGTGCCCGCGAACCGCACCCGGTAGTCGTCGAACCCGAGAGCCTTGCCGAACCGGGTCAATCGTTCCCGCTCCGGGCCGTCGCCGACCAGTACAAGGTAAAGATTCGGGGCGGCATATTTCACCACGTCGAATGCCCAAACGGCGGTCTTCAAACCGGCGGCCGCGTCGAACCGGCCGGCAGCGAGGATGAGGCGGCCGTCCGGCGGGATGTCGAGTGAGCGACGGAACGCGGCCCCGTCGGTCTCGTAGGGTGTAGCAACCGCCGGCGGGATCAGGACCACGCGGACCGGATCGATCCCGAACCCGGCGTACCGTGCGGCTTCGGTCACCGACGCCGCGACGATGCGGTCGGCGGCACGGGCGGCGTGAGACGTCAGCCATCCGGAGCATCCGCCCGGAGACCGGTCGACCGCGGAAACGACCAGTTTTGCACCCGCGCCGGCTCCGCGCCACGGCAAAAGGAGCCAACGGGCCAACAGGGTGGCGACCGGACCCAGCGCGTGTATCACGTCGGGTCGAAACGCGGCAACGGCGGTGCGGAGTGTTCTGAGGCCGTTCCAATCGGCTGGGTGACGGAGCGGAAAGGTGTCGACCCGTATGTCGGCCTTTCGCAACCCTTCCGCGAACGACTCGCCGGCCCCTTTCACGGCCCCCACCGCACACTCATAGCGGTCGCGCGGCAGCGCGGGGGCGAGGAGCGACACCAGTTTGGCCGGGCCGGTCGGTCCGAGGTCGGAGGCGAGGTAGAAAATTCGGGGCATGAAATCCGGGACTGAGTGCTTGGGAGGGCGGTCCGGTCGGCCGCGGCCAGTTATTCCGCCAGGATGCCGATGTACGGCAGGTGGCGGTACTCATCGTTATAGTCGAGACCGTACCCGACCACGAACGCATCCGGAATCGTGAAGCCGCAAAAGTCCGGCTCGAACGGGATGCGCTGGCGGCCGGTCTTGCGCAGGAAGACGCAAACGCGGACGGACGCCGCCCCGCGGTCGCGCAGGTGTTCGACGAGTCGGGTGACAGTCTGGCCGGTGTCGAGAATGTCGTCGAGCAAGAGCAGGTGCCGGCCGCGGATGTCGGGCAGGAGGTCGTCCTTGATCGTCAACTCGCCCGGAGAAGTGGCCGTCCCGCGGTAGCTCGAAGCCGCGATCAGCCCGATTTGTAAGGGGAGATCGATCTGGCGAATCAGGTCCGCCAGGAACACCAGGCTGCCGGTCAACACGCCGACGACGGTGAACGGCTTGCCGACGTACGCATCGCGAACCTCGGCCGCCAGCGCGTGGACCCGATCGCGGATCTGGTCGGCGGTGAGCAGAACGTTCATCGGCCACGGTTCCTCGAAACGACGGTTCGCTTATTGAACCCACAAGCTGCTCCGCCGGACAGGGGGCAGACCTGGGACGGCGGTAAATCTCGGGCGGCAGGACGCGAACTCTTTTCGGAGTGCCCTTGTCATCCTCGCAATGGAAATGGAAGGGATCACGACCGGAAACTGTAGCGGGAATAAGGTGCGACATGGCGAAGCGACTGGACCAGATCTTGGTGATCGACATCGAATCCACGTGCTGGGACGGCAACCCACCGCCGGGCGAGACGAGCGACATAATCGAGATCGGCATTTGTCCGTTGGATGCGCGGACGCTCCGCCGGTTGGAGAAGCGCAGCATCATTGTTCGCCCAGAGCGATCGAGCGTCAGCCGCTTTTGCACGGAGTTGACGACTCTGACGCCGGACGTCGTCGCGGGCGGGATCGAGTTTCGCGATGCGTGCAAGCTTCTCCTGAAGGAATACCTGGCCGACCAGCGCGTCTGGGCAAGTTTCGGCGACTACGACCGCAAACAATTCGAGCGGCAGTGCCGCGAAACCGGCGCGAAATACCCGTTCGGCCCGTCGCACTTGAACGTCAAGACACTATTCGCGATCGCCCGCGGGCTGTCGCACGAGGTCGGGATGGCGCAGGCGGTCGAGATACTCGGGTTACCGCTCGAAGGCACCCACCACCGCGGCCACGACGACGCATGGAACATCGCGGCCGTGCTGGGCGGGGTGCTGAAGTCGACGCGAAGTTCCACCGACAAGGATGAGTAACCACCTTGGCCGCGCTAAAGCCAGAATCGCCCGCGATCTTCGGTTATGCACATGGAATTCGGAGAAAGATTTAGCGTGATCTTCAAAGAGATGAAATTTGACAGACTGACTTTTGTCGGCCTGTGTTGGTCGGGATCGGGGCGATCCTACCTGTGATGTCGACCACCTAAAACTATCGTCCGCGAATGCCGTGATGGTGGCAAATGCGATAGGGTTGAGGAACCTGGACTTCGCGGGTTGCGACGACCTCGAGTTCCGGCAGCCGCTGTCCGCACAACGAACGATGATCACATCAAGACGCCATTTTGCAGTGACGCGAGTTGGCGATCGCATTTTGAACTACGCAAGAACTCGGAAAATTCTTGATCTGCGACAGAATAAAAATTACGGTTTACAGAATTTACTGCTGCGGTGACCGAATATAAGATAGATAGCGTTTGGAACCTTGGATGATCAAAAGAGAGACTTGGTATGCGCCGAAATCGTGGGCGGTCCGTGGGGGCAGCCGGTATTATGTTTGCCCTGGTGAGTGGAGCTTTTTGCCTGCCGAAGCCGAAGTCTGGCGAAGAACTTCACCCGCCGTCGGTGTTGGAGCAGCGGAATGCGATCCGCAAGCGCACGGTTGAAGATGTCGCGAAGGGGGTGAGTACTCTCGCGGAAGGCGTCCAGATACTACAGATGCTCAACGCGGAACCCCCGTCCGTGCCAGGCACTGTTTACGACCAATATGCTGGTATGACTTTAGAGGAGCGGATGGCGCGGAATATTATCGAGGCGATTCTAATGACTACTCCAGAGGGCGAACACCTCCGTATAACTGAAAGGCTCGAAGCTGAAATATTCTCATGGCGGTACTCCGAATATCGAACAGACTTTCAAGACTCTGTTCGACCTTAGTACACGGCTGTGACTTTCGACAGAATGTCGACGAGGAAATCTCACAAGAGATGTACAATCCTCGCAGGGAATGAACGGTCGGTTCGCGCAAACGAATGGCCCCTCGGCGGTCGTTGGCTGCTGGCGTTTGCAGTCGGCAGTAGCATGACCGCGAATGAATGAACGGACGGCCAGGTAACCGAGGAAATCGTTATGTCCGCTCGTTTCGTTGGAGTGGTACTTGTCGTGAGCGGGCTGATCGTCAGTCATGCCCGGGCCGACGATCCGCCCAAGCTGAAAAAGATGACCTGGAAAGTCGGAGACGTTACCCGCGAAGCACTTGTTTACGCCCCGACATCGCCAGAAAAGAAACGACCTCTGATATTCGCGTTTCACGGGCACGGCGGTAGAGCCGAATATGCCGCCCGCAAGTTTGCGTTTCACCAGCATTGGCCGGAAGCGGTCTGCGTCTATCCCCAAGGGTTACCGACTGCGGTTCCCGTCCTCGATCCCGCGGGGAAAATGCCCGGTTGGCAGAAGTTCGTCGGCGATCAGAAGGACCGCGATCTCGAGTTCTTCGACGCCATGCTCAAGACGATGACCGCCGACTACATGATCGAGGAAAAGCGCGTCTATTCGGCCGGACACTCGAACGGCGGCTTCTTCACCTACGTTTTGTGTGCGGCGTGGGGCGACACGTTCGCGGCCGTGGCGCCCGTCGCGGCCGCGGTGTCAGTGAGGGACTTTAAAAACCAGAAGCCGTTACCAGTCTTACACGTCGCCGGCGAGAAGGACCGGATCGTCAACTTTGCAGGCCAGGAACGAACGATCGAACAGGTGCGCAAGCTGAACGGCTGCGACGCCCAGGGAAAGCCGGCCGGGAAGTTGTGTACCGAGTACAGTTCGCGCACAGGGCCGCCCGTGGTGACTTACATTCATCCGGGCGGCCACGAGATCCCGGACGGCGCACCCGAGCGGATCGTGCAGTTTTTCAAGGAACAGGTGCGAAAGTAAATCTCCGTGCGGGTGGCGGCTCTTTTTGCCGGGGTGACAGACGTGTGAAATTCCCCCGACCTTTGGTGATTCATACTGGCGGGGTCGCGCCGACTCAGATAGATTCTGGCAGAATCCTTTTTTTGACGCGAACGTCGTCCGATCGGTGACACTCACCGGGAGCCCTCGTATGCATCTCTCACGGCGGCTACCTCTCGTACTCCTATACGGTGTCTGGATCGGCATGATCCTCGCTTGCGGCGGCATCAAGAAAAAGCCCGAGCCCGTGCAACAGGAAAAAGACAGCAAGCCCACCACCGATGCACCCGTTGCCGCCAAGCCCGCCCCGACGCCCGAGGCGGTTTGGTCCGCACCCGACAAATGGGTCCAGCAGGGCGACGTCAGCGTTCACATCGAGTGGTCGTATATCGGCAAAGTGCAGTTGGAAGAGATCGTTCCGATGGACGGCGCGGGGTCGAAGGACGAGCATTTCGCGGTCAAGTTGAGTCTGACCAACATCAACCCGACGAAGAAGGTGGAATACCACTCGTGGGGCGGCGCCGAAATCCCCACGGACGGTGACTTCGCGGCTCTAAAAGAGAGCGTGGCCATGCACAAAAACGCTGCCACACTGAAAGACAACTTCGGCAATAACTACAAGCGGGTCAATTTCGGCCTCGTCACCAAGCCCGTCGGGGCGGTCTCGGGCAACGAGTCGATTTACCCGAACAAAACGATTACGGACGTCTTGGTGTTCGAGAAGCCGCTCGACACGGTGACGAATCTGGATTTGGAATTGCCCGCGAAACACTACGGCAACGAAGGCGTGGTTCGCTTTCGCATCCCGATCACCACGCTCTCACGGGCGGCACAGTAGTTAACCCAGCACGACAAGAGAGCCCGGGACGATCGTCCCGGGCTCGTGTTTACGGTCGCACGGGTCCGCCGTCGGCCGCGAGTTCCTTGCCGATGGTGGCCAGGTTTTCGTCGATTTGACCCAGCACACGCTGCCACTTGTCGGGGTCGCCGGTGATTTTCCCGGCAAGCGTTCGGGCTTCCCGCGCTTCCGTGCTGTTCGGAAACCGTGCCTGCAATTCGTCGCCCTTGGTTAAGCAGGCTAAATAGTTTTGGCTCTCGTAGTCCCGGCGGAATCGGGCCAGCATCTCACGCGATTCGGACGCGGACATGGCGACCGGGTCAGGCTTGGCCTGGGCCGCCGGCACGCGACTCAACAGAGCCATGAGTTGCCGAACGTCCATGTAGCCGGAATGCTGGTCGACGACTTTACCGTCGGGTGTGGCGACGACCAGCGTCGGGAAGCTTTTGATCCCCATCGCCCGGCTGATCTCACCGTCCTGTTCCACATCGACTTTAACCGGGATAAAACGTTCGTTGAGTGCGGCCACGACCGTGGGGGCGCGGAACGTGGTGGCGTCGAGTTTGCGGCACCAGACGCAGCCCTCGAACCCGAAATCGAGCAGGAGAGGGCGGCCGGTTTGCACCGCTTCTTTTCGTGCGGCGGTGAGATCGGTCCGCCAATTGACTTCTTGCGCACGGGCTTCCCCCGTCGCGAACAACCCGGCAGCGACAGTCAAAACAGAAACGACGACGAACCCGGCACGCGACATACTCGACCCTCCCGGCTCGTCCGACTGTGGCCGGACAACGCAACGGTAAGGTCATAACCCGGGCGGCGGACGCCGGTCAATCGGGTTTTGTGGGGCAGGGGACTTTGGGACGAGCAAACGAACGCGGGGCGCGGCGGAGACTTTACAGAATCCGCCGCGCCCCGCGTTCCATTCAGACGGAATTACACGTTGTACGTGCTGCTGGAGGTGGTGCCGCCGCGGCCGGTCCAGTTGGTGTGGAAGAACTGGCCGCGGGGCTTATCGGTCCGCTCGTAGGTGTGGGCGCCGAAGTAGTCCCGCTGGGCCTGGAGCAGGTTGGCCGGCAGGCGGGCCGTGCGGTAGCCGTCGAAGTAGGCCAGGGCGGACGACATCGCCGGCAGCGGGATGCCGTTCATGGCCCCGGCCGCGATCACCCGCCGCCACCCGGCGGCCGCCTTCTGCACCTGTTCGGCGAAGTACGGGTCGACGAGCAAGTTCGGCAGTTGCGGGTTGCGGTCGAACGCTTCCTTGATCTTGCCGAGGAAGGCGCTCCGGATGATGCACCCGCCCCGCCACATGAGGGCGATGCCGCCGTTGTTCAGCGTCCACTTGTTCGCCTTCGCCTGGGCGTTCATCAGGTCGTAGCCCTGGGCGTAACTGATGATTTTGCTCGCGTACAGCGCCTGCTCGACGTCCGCGATCAGTGCGGCCTTGTCGCCGGAGAACGACGGCGTCGGCCCGGACAGGACTTTGCTGGCGGCGACACGCTGGTCCTTCTGGGCGGACAGGCACCGGCTGAAGACCGCCTCGCCGATCAGCGTCAGCGGGATGCCGGTCTCGGTGGCCGAGTCGACCGTCCACTTGCCCGTCCCCTTCTGGCCGGCCGTGTCGAGGATCAGGTCGACCATCGGCTGCTTGGTCTCGGGGTCGACGAAGCCGAGGATGTCGCGGGTGATCTCGACCAGGTAGCTGTCCAGGACGCCCTTGTTCCACTTGGCGAAGACGTCGTGCAGTTCGGGTGCTTTGAGGCCGAGCAGGGCGCTCAGTAGGTGGTAAGCCTCGCAGATGAGCTGGATGTCGCCGTACTCGATGCCGTTGTGGACCATCTTGACGAAGTGCCCGGCCCCTTCCGGCCCGACCCAGTCGCAGCACGGGACGCCGCCGTCGACCTTGGCGGCGATGGCCTGGAAGATCGGCTTGACGTGCGGCCACGCGGCCTCGTCCCCGCCCGGCATGATCGACGGGCCTTTCAGGGCGCCTTCTTCACCGCCGGAAACGCCGGTGCCGATGTAGAGCAGGCCGTGCTTCTTGGCCTCGGCCATGCGGCGGTTCGTGTCCGGGAAGTGGGTGTTGCCGCCGTCGATGAGGATGTCGCCGGGTTCGAGGTGGGGGGCAATCTGGGCGATCGTGTCGTCGACGGCCTGCCCGGCCTTGACGAGCATCATCACCTTCCGCGGCCGCTTGAGGGCGGCGACGAGTTCCTGCGGGGAGTGCGCCCCGACGAATTTCTTGCCCTTCCCGCGGCCGTTCACGAACTCGTCGACCTTGCTCGTCGTCCGGTTGTAGACGGCCACGGTGTACCCGTGGCTTTCCATGTTCAACACGAGGTTTTCGCCCATCACGGCCAGCCCGATAAGGCCGATGTCGGCGGTCGCGTTCGCCATTTCGCAAGTCCTGTCGTTCGAGAGGAGATGGACCGAAAGAGTATTGTAGGAACGCAAAGAGATGTGGACGGCGTGAAGAAGTGTTCGAGGGCGAATCGCGAGTCGGGGCACCAGCGTCTTCGCTCGACCCGGGAAACGAACAACCCCCGCGCGGCTTAACGCACGGGGGTCGGACCTCATCGGGTCTCGAGAGTTATTTGCTCGTCTGCGTGGTTTTCCCCTCGCGGAGAGTCTTCAAAATCGGCTTGATGACGTCGCACGGGATGGTCCAACTCTCGACCCGACCGGCGCGGGCGATGTTAATGCCGAGGACGTTGCCGTCGAGATCGACGAGCGGGCCGCCGCAGTTGATCGGCTTAAGTACCGTGTCGTGCTGGATGACGAACGGAAACCCAGTCCGGCGACCGGACAGCTGACTACCCATCGAGTTCTGGAAGGACGATCGATCGATTTCGCCCTTCGAGCCGAGTTTGACGGTGAGGGTGATTTCCGATTCGCCGCGGTGAACTTTGACTTTGACCGAGTCATCGGGACGATATTTTTCGAGTTGTTCGATGAGGCTTTGCCGGTCCGTGATAGTCTTCCCGGCTACTTCCAGAATGACGTCCTTGACCTTCATTCCGGCGCGAGCGGCAGCCGCTTCCCGCATCACCTCGGTGACGAGAACCCCCTCGGAGTCTTCCGTATCTTTCAAGCCGATACCGAGATAGCCTTTATTCGCGTTTTCGATCACGGCTTGCTCGCCGTACAGCTTGCGGGCTTTGACGCTCACGACGCCGACCGCGACGGGGTCGGACGTGTACCCGGTCGCGGCCACCCAATCACCGACCTGGGCTTTGACGTTAGAAAACTTGACCGGGACCAGACCTTCCGCGTCGATCTTGATCAGGGCCAGATCGGATTCCTTGTCATACCCGATTCGTTTGGCGTCGTACGCGCTGCCGTCCCGGAGGACGCACGAGACGTCGCCGCGTAACTCGCTCCCTTTGGTCAGAATCAGACCGTCGGCCGAAACGACCGTTCCGAACACGGCGTCTTTACCGTCGCACTGGATGCGAACGGTCGACTCGCTGGCGGCGGAAACGGCCTCGATAAACAGGCGCGGGAGTTTTTTCTTTCCTTCCCGTGCAAGATCTCGGGCGGACTCGGCGGCCGGGGTCGCCCCGGCGAACGCGATCATCACGACTACGGCCGAAGTCAGCGTGCGGGCGGTGAATGCCATGATCGAGACTCCGAATGCGGATCGCTCGTTGAAACGGACGGGGCGGAAGAATGAGAGGTAGTGTAAACGAATCGAATATAGGTCAAGAAATTACTGCTTGGATTTCGGCCTCGGGCCGCCTCGGGAGCCGAGTGTCACTTTCAGCGAGAGTTTCTTTTCGCCGCGTTCGACATCGACAACAATCTCGTCCCGCGGCGCGAAAGCTGTCAAAATGACGCGGATTTCATCGCGGGTCGACACTTTTTCCTTATTGATCTTGAGGACCGTATCGCCGATCTTGATCCCGGCTTTGTCGGCCGGGCCGCCTTCGTCGACACTCTTCACAGTGATCGTGTCCTCTCCTTCTTCCAGAGTCCAACCAAAGGTGACACGATTCGGGCTCGACTTGCCGACGACTTCCCCTTTCGACAGTTTTTCCCATTCGTTCTTGAACGCCTCGGCCGGCACGTGCATGTTATTTTCCAGGAACAGCCCGATCCGGCTGTGGATGCCAATGACTTTACCGTTCAGGTCGTAGAGCGGTCCACCCGAGTCTCCCCCCACGAGCGTGCAATCGGTTCGAAGGGCTGTTTCTTCGGAGTTGTGGGCTTCGAATCGCCCGAGGCGGAGCGGCGGCGGCCGGTCGCGTTTGGGGCCGCCCGGGTGGCCCAAGGCGATGACCCACTGGCCAACTTTTAGCCCCTTGGAGTCCCCCAGGATGGCGAACGGCCAGCGCCCTTCCGCCGCGCCGGGCCACTTTGCGTCTTTCGGCGGTTTGTCCGTAATTCGCACCATGCCGCTGTCAATCTTTTCGTTGACCCCGAGCGACTTGCCGTTGACGAACGTGCCGTCGGGGAGGACGACCTTCAGCGACGTCCCCGGTTTTCCGATGACGTGCGCGGCCGTCAGGATCAGCCCATCCTCGTTGACGATCACGCCACTGCCGGCCGACATGCCGACGATCAAGCCGACCGTGGCCGGCATGACTTTTTCTGTAACTTGTTTGACTTTGGCTTCGAGAGCCTTTAATTCGTCCCGCGACTCGGGAGAGGTCGTGCGGGCGGGATCCCATTCGGTGGCAGCATTGGCTCGGGCGGTTGAGAGAGGGAAGGCAATGCAAACGAAAGCCGCGGCTAAAATCGGCCGCAAGTACCTTGTGGCGGTCATAGTTGTCCGACTCCCGGCTGGGTCATATCGGCTCCTACTTAACTTCTACACCATTTTAGACCAGAAACTTTCGCCGTTCGATACGGTCGGCGCGAAAAAAGTCGAAACTCGTCGCCAGCCGCACCGGACGAGAAGGAGCAACTGGGGCGGGCGCTCGAAATCGGATGATCTCGCGGAGCCGGGGCAAGGGAAGTGAAAGACTGCGAAAAAGCCCGAAAATGATTCAAGGAAAAGCGTCAGTTTGCCAGACCGGTTCGGGGATCAAATCAATGGTTCCTGCTTCGTGAGCCGGAACGTGAAAGGCGAAATGTGCCGCGGGGGGCGTCGGGACATGTGGTGTCCCGACGCCCCCGCGGCAACCCGACCGGGCGAATGACAACTTTCCGCCGCGGCGAATCGGCTTATTAAACCAGGGATTCGAGCAGGTATTTCAGCTTCCGCACTTCGGGTTCGATCGGGAACGGGTTGTCGGGCACGTCGCGGATGTCGACGGTAAACGCGCGGTCGTAGCGGAAGCGATCCAGCTGCGTGACGATCCGCCCGTATTCGATTTCACCCTGCCCGACGCGGACCTGGAAGTGCTCGGGCGCCTTCCCACTGTCCCGCAGGCGGACGTGTCGGACGAGCGGGAATAGCGAGTCGTAATTCGCCGGGGCGTGCGGGCCGCAGACGTAGTTGCTCGGGTCGAGGGTGATGCCCAGCCCCGCCACCTTCCGACAGAGTTCGACGGCCCCGGCGGGGTCCGCCGTCAGCGTGTCCGCCCGCGTCTCGATCGTGAGGATGACCCCCTCGCCCTCGGCGATCTTCGACCACTCCTGCAGTCGAGTGATTTCGGCCGACAAGTCGCTCCCGGCCGGGGCCGTGGCGACTGTCAATACCGGAACCGCGAGGACTCGAGCCAGCCGCGCGACGGCGCGGAGTTGCCCCCGGGTTTCGACCGCGCCGGTGTCTCCGAACTCGAGGTGGAAGGCGGCGAAGGCTACGTTCGCGGCCTTCAACTTCTGGGCGATCTTGCCCGAGTCCGCGGCCACTTCCGATGGCCGGATGTGCGGCCCGGGTTCGTGGATCGCGAGGTCGGCCTTCGCGAACTTCATTTCCCGGATCACCCGCAGGGCTTCTTCGGTCGGATATTTGCTGAAGCAAAGCGTGGAACAGGCGACGAACAAGGCAGTCCCCTCCCGATCGGCGCGCCGGGGCGGCGCGCCTCCCCCAAACCGTTCCCGACCGCGGCCGACTTGCGGCCCACGCGATGGCCCGGAACGACTCCCCCGAGTCCCAGGCGTATACCGATGAGAACGGACCGGACGCAAGCGTTTACCCCGGAAAATACCGAGAAATACGCTTGAAGTTGGCCTCCCGTTTTGCCGACGCGGCGGGTAAAACCGTTTCCCGTGGTGCGATCCGGTAGGGGGTGAAAAATGGGCGAACAGCGCGGCCGTGAATGGGAACGGACTCTGGACGAGGTGGAGCGGGCGATCGGAGTCTGTTTGGCGTCCCTGGACGGTTACGAACAGAAGTTTGCGGAAGTGTTGGCCACCACACCTACGCCCGTCGGCGAACCGTCACTCCCGGCTCCGATTCTCGCGGCCGGCTCGGACGACGGGTTCGCCACCCGTCTCGCGTCCGCGGGACAGTATTCCGAGGATGTTGAGAAGGTATTGGCCGAGCAGGAAACGGTGTGGGGCGAGTGGCGGAACGCACTCCTGGCGTGGCAACAGACGCTTGACATCCAGACGGCGGTGCAATTGGGGAGGTGAAGGTGGCTGGTGGTGTGGTTACGGGTGAAGGTAGCGAGTGGCCGGCGCCCCGGGTTCGCCCATCCTGTCTGTTACCAACATCTCGAAAGAAGCCGGAATCTCTTTCAGCCGGCTGAAACTCCGGCATCGGTTTTTACCAAACGAACCCATTCCCGTCGGGACTCATGCCCCGATCGTGGTTCCGGCGTGGTTCCGGGACCGGTTTTTACCAAACGAACCCAATTCGCATCATCTGATCGTGATTTGAGGCTGGTCGCCTGCGATCCCCCAACACCGATTTTTACCAAACGAACCCAATTTCGTCCGGGTTCAACCCTCGATCCCGGTTTCCCCGCAGTCCCGGGCATCGGCTTTTACCAAACGAACCCAATTTCGTCCGTCCGAGTGTCGGGTACCCTACCCAAGCAATGTCCCACCCACCTCGCGAACACACGTACAGGATAACCGTC
This is a stretch of genomic DNA from Fimbriiglobus ruber. It encodes these proteins:
- a CDS encoding S1C family serine protease — its product is MAFTARTLTSAVVVMIAFAGATPAAESARDLAREGKKKLPRLFIEAVSAASESTVRIQCDGKDAVFGTVVSADGLILTKGSELRGDVSCVLRDGSAYDAKRIGYDKESDLALIKIDAEGLVPVKFSNVKAQVGDWVAATGYTSDPVAVGVVSVKARKLYGEQAVIENANKGYLGIGLKDTEDSEGVLVTEVMREAAAARAGMKVKDVILEVAGKTITDRQSLIEQLEKYRPDDSVKVKVHRGESEITLTVKLGSKGEIDRSSFQNSMGSQLSGRRTGFPFVIQHDTVLKPINCGGPLVDLDGNVLGINIARAGRVESWTIPCDVIKPILKTLREGKTTQTSK
- a CDS encoding S1C family serine protease, encoding MTATRYLRPILAAAFVCIAFPLSTARANAATEWDPARTTSPESRDELKALEAKVKQVTEKVMPATVGLIVGMSAGSGVIVNEDGLILTAAHVIGKPGTSLKVVLPDGTFVNGKSLGVNEKIDSGMVRITDKPPKDAKWPGAAEGRWPFAILGDSKGLKVGQWVIALGHPGGPKRDRPPPLRLGRFEAHNSEETALRTDCTLVGGDSGGPLYDLNGKVIGIHSRIGLFLENNMHVPAEAFKNEWEKLSKGEVVGKSSPNRVTFGWTLEEGEDTITVKSVDEGGPADKAGIKIGDTVLKINKEKVSTRDEIRVILTAFAPRDEIVVDVERGEKKLSLKVTLGSRGGPRPKSKQ
- a CDS encoding sugar phosphate isomerase/epimerase family protein — translated: MFVACSTLCFSKYPTEEALRVIREMKFAKADLAIHEPGPHIRPSEVAADSGKIAQKLKAANVAFAAFHLEFGDTGAVETRGQLRAVARLARVLAVPVLTVATAPAGSDLSAEITRLQEWSKIAEGEGVILTIETRADTLTADPAGAVELCRKVAGLGITLDPSNYVCGPHAPANYDSLFPLVRHVRLRDSGKAPEHFQVRVGQGEIEYGRIVTQLDRFRYDRAFTVDIRDVPDNPFPIEPEVRKLKYLLESLV